A window from Pichia kudriavzevii chromosome 5, complete sequence encodes these proteins:
- a CDS encoding uncharacterized protein (PKUD0E05490; similar to Saccharomyces cerevisiae YJL095W (BCK1); ancestral locus Anc_1.271) — MDIETQQEDEWEVLKAIYPDLLTDKTPSSSAWNKKPLHKFSVLLSSDPSEDKVCSLQLNVEFTATYPLSPPIYSFTNAQNILASQMNKISDICKKIIKDYKGQPIVFTMCSEIIEYLGEIKDHIKNGSLEDERKQRILQEQIELERKNKQEEETLAVQREKEQELLDEMVDMELKRRYKASTDDFEDFTEQRENSVPMSSGHSNSYYANDLEDSDLVPSNDELFSFVFDKSIEAQLGWISFSFKAVTGFVPIEPNGLLKDVSKQYMVKPYIKKGTAAYEQIEKIMNDESQLGIGRKYGRNKRGYEKDLQYLLTEVELNNSFWRTGQGKKWILALEKELNAVSALRQDDVIAFHIQKKEISSNGTESLENSAAKKITKKHGPEREKCTVWTVRILSKYSETLGDLLQSITYVNINTAREWTIQLLEHLENLHKQGFIHRCITLDSISINSPNSTETPRANFSSIAYGYTLLDMLYNYPNVIPHCETLPFTTSGWIAPERKSPKNPAVFLKPQRKTDVWDLGVVVLQMIVGTDVVYEFEDPENFLRECSQLDDSFYEFLRAIFEFKTKKRPDPLELIPMKFLRLSSNASPLEALFTRSDNTLLRDTSTGNELSNSSPDSHALLATPVNRRLKRESFGMSAFQPKFYSRYAQDFEEVGVLGRGGFGEVVKARNRLDGRLYAIKKIRHTEDKLAKILNEVMLLARLNHQYVVRYFAAWLEDDHGEDKRSNAIISSSDEYDSEEESESQDLSFTGRTLSDTRTNSQGFSDFISGSYNQSLEFNFSRSEEEESGSDHSVSYDCDINDGYNGHRNEHEDGCNDDGDDDVFYFGTPDSSEAKPKGLLKVSKPKIKKKSVLFIQMEYCENRTLDDLIRQGLPNEPDNYWRLLRQILEGLMHIHAQGIIHRDLKPVNIFIDENQNVKIGDFGLAKNVHNTSSVNSSPSKLDLNRSEELTSEVGTELYVAVEIKNGNGTYNEKVDMYSLGIIFFEMIYPFKTTMQRITTINHLKLPAIVFPEDFDSARLSTEKKIIKLLLVHNPDLRPSAEKLLSSGLITVEQQDDLMKEALNALVDPSSSWNHQARNILFTQPYNFAKDSLFKDGTVLPSTKDVLLQDKLTQELEKIFKKHGAVNLNDTSGKIFPKNPMYDSNYALYQVLDRSGTVLQLPYDLTLPFARMLGEEEKTKTPKVYRIDCVYRSNVKDESAGPLKFREIDFDIVTNPNDPTEYLPLYDAECVLVGSEIVDIFPFLKASNVKIILNHCGLLETVLEHCGIDSAQVFIVARLLAEIGFTKKMDEVKHILKQELNISNTVLNELDQFNFSMNLANCSIKLHKLMLDSPLLTRVDTALNYLKKVITYLEMFGVNLSIEISPFSGYNAHFYKSGIMFAIVHDDKFKSIIGAGGRYGGLVQTLARRKSPKSLPNAVGIRVAWDFLFNTTKGYLEMFEQEKSLKGGRFKKPNFKTKIDWKVPRCDILLGVFTSTLLKEVVPFILSKLWDLGFSADVVKKQNAEDMMIEARESNVRFVLFVKAQADLKCLQTKKPSRYKPLRLRNLERKVDIELDLFELEHFLRSESVGSTENNAESSPSTCLSANVTLQPHINTLEENHKIIVVPNFATNAKKNNKKEKWALEATYKQAASDLMDQMSNAPVFVIDAKEDVLDMIAITSVQQADEWKRRVGGVARDMARSYVANIYNALSKESAKGVKWAIVSGGSKCDKVCVVDLQR, encoded by the coding sequence ATGGATATTGAAACACAACAGGAGGATGAATGGGAAGTATTGAAGGCCATATATCCGGATTTGCTCACGGACAAAACTCCCAGTTCAAGTGCCTGGAATAAAAAACCCCTGCAtaaattttcagttttaCTAAGTTCTGATCCATCTGAAGACAAAGTTTGTTCACTCCAACTGAATGTGGAATTTACGGCCACTTATCCACTATCACCACCAATTTATAGTTTTACCAATGCCCAGAATATACTGGCTTCTCAAATGAACAAAATTTCTGATATatgtaaaaaaatcataaaaGATTATAAAGGACAACCAATTGTGTTCACGATGTGTAGTGAGATAATAGAATACTTGGGGGAAATAAAAGATCATATTAAGAATGGATCCCTTGAAGATGAACGCAAACAACGTATTCTACAAGAACAGATTGAACTTGAACGCAAGAATAAGcaggaagaagaaacttTAGCCGTCCAAAGAGAGAAGGAGCAAGAATTATTAGATGAAATGGTAGATATGGAATTGAAGCGGAGATACAAAGCATCAACAGATgactttgaagattttaCTGAACAACGAGAAAATTCTGTGCCCATGTCAAGTGGCCACTCAAACTCCTATTATGCTAATGACTTGGAGGATTCAGACCTAGTACCTTCAAATGATGAGTTGTttagttttgtttttgataaGTCAATAGAAGCCCAGCTAGGATGGATAAGCTTTTCCTTTAAAGCAGTCACGGGTTTTGTTCCTATTGAACCTAACGGTTTATTGAAGGATGTGTCGAAACAATACATGGTGAAACCATACATAAAAAAGGGAACAGCGGCTTATGAgcaaattgagaaaatcatgAACGACGAAAGTCAGTTGGGAATAGGAAGAAAATACGGTAGGAATAAAAGAGGCTACGAGAAAGATCTACAGTATCTTCTGACGGAAGTTGAGTTGAACAATTCGTTCTGGCGAACAGGCCAAGGTAAAAAATGGATTTTAGCGTTGGAGAAAGAACTGAATGCAGTTTCAGCTTTGAGACAAGATGATGTGATTGCTTTCCATATACAGAAAAAGGAGATTTCAAGTAATGGTACTGAATCTCTGGAAAATTCGGCCGCTAAGAAAATAACCAAAAAGCATGGTCCGGAACGAGAAAAGTGTACCGTTTGGACCGTTAGAATCTTGTCCAAATACTCAGAGACATTGGGTGATTTGCTCCAGTCCATAACCTATGTTAACATTAATACGGCAAGAGAATGGACCATTCAATTATTAGAACACTTGGAAAACTTGCACAAACAGGGTTTTATCCACAGATGTATAACTCTAGATTCCATATCGATCAATTCGCCAAACTCCACCGAAACGCCAAGAGCAAACTTTTCAAGTATAGCATACGGGTATACGCTACTTGATATGCTTTACAATTATCCAAATGTTATTCCGCATTGCGAAACTTTACCGTTCACCACAAGCGGATGGATTGCACCTGAAAGGAAAAGTCCCAAGAACCCTGCTGTGTTTCTTAAACCTCAAAGAAAAACGGATGTTTGGGATTTAGGGGTAGTTGTTTTACAAATGATAGTTGGTACTGACGTAGTATACGAATTTGAAGATcctgaaaactttttgagGGAATGTTCTCAGCTGGACGACTCATTCTATGAGTTCTTACGTgcaatttttgaattcaaGACTAAAAAAAGGCCAGATCCTTTAGAGTTAATACCcatgaaatttttgagaCTGTCATCAAATGCTTCCCCGTTGGAAGCTCTTTTCACTCGATCTGATAACACTCTCCTAAGAGATACCAGTACAGGAAATGAATTATCAAATAGCAGTCCAGATTCACATGCATTATTGGCCACTCCAGTAAACAGGCGCCTGAAACGTGAGTCCTTTGGAATGTCTGCCTTTCAGCCTAAATTTTACTCCAGATATGCacaagattttgaagagGTTGGGGTTTTAGGAAGGGGTGGTTTTGGTGAAGTTGTCAAGGCAAGAAATAGATTAGATGGTAGGTTATATGCCATTAAGAAAATCAGACACACTGAGGACAAATTGGCgaagattttgaatgaaGTGATGTTATTGGCAAGGTTGAACCATCAATATGTAGTGAGATATTTTGCTGCGTGGTTGGAGGATGATCATGGGGAGGATAAAAGATCGAATGCCATTATCTCTTCGAGCGACGAATATGATTCCGAGgaagaaagtgaaagtCAGGATCTTTCCTTCACTGGAAGGACGCTGAGTGATACCAGAACAAACAGCCAAGGCTTCAGTGATTTTATTTCTGGAAGTTACAACCAGTCACTTGAGTTTAACTTCAGTCgaagtgaagaagaagagagcGGTAGTGACCATTCTGTAAGTTATGACTGCGATATCAACGATGGATATAACGGTCATAGAAACGAACATGAAGATGGATGCAATGATGACggagatgatgatgtttttTACTTTGGTACTCCGGATTCAAGTGAAGCTAAACCAAAGGGCCTGTTGAAAGTGTCTAAacccaaaatcaaaaagaaatccGTCTTATTCATCCAAATGGAATACTGTGAAAATAGAACtcttgatgatttgattaGACAAGGGTTACCAAATGAGCCTGATAATTATTGGAGGCTCTTGAGGCAAATTTTGGAAGGTTTAATGCATATCCATGCACAGGGGATTATTCATAGAGACTTGAAGCCAgtcaatatttttattgatgaaaatcaGAATGTTAAAATTGGTGACTTTGGTTTAGCTAAAAATGTCCATAATACGTCTTCTGTAAATTCGTCACCCTCAAAATTAGATCTGAACAGATCCGAAGAGTTGACATCTGAGGTTGGTACGGAACTCTATGTTGCagttgaaataaaaaacgGTAATGGTACTTACAACGAGAAAGTTGATATGTACTCACTTGgtattatattttttgaaatgatATATCCTTTTAAGACCACAATGCAAAGAATCACTACAATCAATCACCTAAAACTACCAGCCATTGTTTTTCCAGAGGATTTTGACTCTGCCAGACTTTctacagaaaaaaaaataattaaaCTGCTACTTGTTCACAATCCAGATTTGAGACCATCGGCGGAAAAGCTGCTAAGTAGTGGCTTAATTACTGTGGAACAACAAGATGATTTAATGAAAGAGGCCCTAAATGCACTAGTGGATCCGTCTTCTTCGTGGAATCACCAAGCTAGAAATATACTATTTACCCAGCCTTACAATTTTGCCAAAGATTCTCTATTCAAAGATGGGACAGTACTTCCAAGTACAAAAGATGTACTACTTCAAGACAAACTTACACAAGAACTAGAAAAGATTTTTAAAAAGCATGGTGCCGTGAATCTTAACGATACAAGTGGCAAGATATTCCCCAAAAATCCTATGTATGACTCTAATTATGCGTTATATCAAGTTTTAGACAGGTCTGGCACAGTCTTGCAATTACCGTATGATTTAACCTTACCTTTTGCCAGAATGCTgggtgaagaagaaaaaacaaaaactcCTAAAGTCTACAGAATTGATTGTGTGTACAGGTCAAATGTGAAAGATGAAAGCGCAGGTCCATTGAAATTCAGAGAAATAGATTTTGACATAGTCACAAATCCAAACGATCCTACGGAATATTTGCCTTTATACGATGCAGAATGTGTTCTAGTTGGCAGTGAAATTGTTGAcattttcccatttttgAAAGCAAGTAACGTCAAGATAATCTTGAATCATTGCGGTTTATTGGAAACAGTATTGGAACACTGCGGTATAGATAGTGCGCAAGTGTTTATTGTGGCACGTTTGCTAGCAGAGATTGGATTTACGAAGAAAATGGATGAAGTAAAGCACATTCTAAAACAAGAGCTAAATATATCAAATACAGTTCTGAATGAGTTAGACcaatttaatttttcaatgaatctAGCCAACTGTTCTATCAAGTTACACAAGTTAATGTTGGACAGTCCCTTGCTAACTCGTGTTGATACTGCACTGAATTATCTCAAGAAAGTAATAACATATCTTGAAATGTTTGGTGTTAACCTCAGTATCGAAATCAGTCCATTTAGTGGATATAACGCCCATTTTTACAAGAGTGGTATTATGTTTGCTATTGTCCACGAtgacaaattcaaatcaattatTGGTGCAGGTGGTCGATATGGCGGCTTAGTCCAAACATTAGCTAGACGTAAATCGCCCAAGTCTTTACCAAATGCTGTTGGAATAAGAGTTGCATGggatttccttttcaacaCCACAAAGGGTTATCTGGAGATGTTTgagcaagaaaaatcattgaaagGTGGCAGGTTCAAGAAACCTAATTTTAAGACTAAAATTGATTGGAAAGTTCCAAGATGTGATATTTTACTTGGGGTGTTTACTAGCACGTTGTTGAAAGAGGTTGTTCCCTTCATATTGAGTAAGTTGTGGGATCTAGGGTTTAGCGCTGATGTTGtcaaaaaacaaaatgcaGAAGATATGATGATCGAAGCTAGAGAAAGCAATGTTAggtttgttttgtttgtaaaAGCTCAAGCAGATTTAAAGTGTCTTCAGACGAAGAAGCCCAGTAGGTATAAACCACTACGGTTGCGGAACTTGGAGAGGaaagttgatattgaacTTGATTTGTTCGAGTTAGAGCATTTTCTCAGAAGTGAATCTGTAGGTAGTACTGAGAACAACGCAGAATCTTCGCCCAGTACATGCCTATCAGCAAATGTCACCCTGCAACCACACATTAATACTCTAGAGGAAAACCATAAAATCATTGTTGTTCCGAATTTTGCtacaaatgcaaagaagaataaCAAAAAGGAGAAATGGGCTCTTGAGGCCACATACAAACAGGCTGCTTCTGATTTAATGGACCAAATGTCCAACGCCCCTGTTTTTGTCATTGATGCCAAGGAAGACGTACTTGACATGATTGCCATCACATCCGTGCAACAAGCAGATGAATGGAAGAGAAGAGTTGGTGGTGTTGCTAGGGATATGGCTAGAAGTTATGTTGCCAACATATACAATGCCTTGTCGAAAGAGTCTGCAAAGGGCGTCAAATGGGCCATTGTTTCCGGTGGGAGTAAGTGCGATAAAGTATGTGTTGTGGATCTACAGAGGTAG
- a CDS encoding uncharacterized protein (PKUD0E05500; Pfam Domains: ABC2_membrane(7.2e-102)|PDR_CDR(8.1e-60)|ABC_tran(1.5e- 41)) translates to MSLDHIDVDDEMGEYQGFTPQVEGSIKELSREFSENEPNRELIRKMTTSYVPDVDGINPFETEDPRLDPNSDEFSSKYWVNNLKRLVENNPDFYKPTTLGFAAKNLVARGVSSDADYQSNFLNYPFKICRDLYMDTIRKNDKSRYFEILKSMDVLIKPGTLTVVLGRPGAGCSTFLKTVAAQTYGFKVDKNSVISYDGLTPNDIVKHYRGEVMFSAETDNHFPHLTVGQTLEFAALMRTPQNRFPGSSRRSYAKLIAEVYMATYGLSHTINTKVGDNYIRGVSGGERKRVSIAEASICGASIECWDNATRGLDAATALEFVRALKTQAHVLNGTPLIAIYQCSQDAYDLFDNVLLLYEGYQIYFGSAVNAKKYFETMGYECPERQTTADFLTSITSSAERVPKKGFENKVPRTPLEFATYWRNSDEYTTLVGDIDEYLKTCQEFNTKNQFHDAHVTKQSNHTTPKSSFRVSYWMQIKYICLRDYWRILGDPSIMLFSVISNIIMGLILSSLFYNLSATTGTFYYRSAAMFFAVLFNAFSSLLEIMSLFEARPIVEKHKTFALYHPSADALASIITQIPAKIAICLGFNIIFYFMVHFRRNAGRFFFYLLINFTTTLVMSHIFRSVGSIFKTLAESMPPAAVLLTAMVIYTGFALPIPSMLGWSRWINYIDPVAYAFEALLTNEFSGLRFACSDYIPGYPNLDLQYQVCSVVSALPGYDYINGTDYMEQNYQYSSSHRWRNFGIIVGFVVFFLGVYIGLVEINKGAMQKGEIILFQQSKLRKLRKQGSKLSGSNDIEAATSIEKRESTSEDSVSGEADVSDLDVGTDIFHWRDVCYEIQIKSETRRILNHVDGWVKPGTLTALMGASGAGKTTLLDVLANRVTMGIVSGSMFVNGRLRDQSFQRSTGYVQQQDLHLETSTVREALRFSAYLRQSRDISKEEKDRYIESVIGILEMQSYADAVVGVAGEGLNVEQRKRLTIGVELAAKPKLLLFLDEPTSGLDSQTAWSICQLMRKLADHGQAILCTIHQPSAILLKEFDRLLFLAKGGRTVYFGDLGQNCQTLINYFESHGAEKCPPEANPAEWMLSVIGAAPGSHAKQDYFQVWMTSREREAVVSELEEMEKELLKKEVDTSPEKKRSFASSYATQYKYVTLRVIQQYWRTPKYIWSKLYLGTLNSIFSGFSFFKAGTSLQGLQNQMLSVFMLSVMVNTLIQQMLPLYMKQRSVYESRERPSKTFTWWIFLASQMTAEFPWNLLCGTISYFCWYYPIGFYENASETNTVHERGALAWLLLIGLFNYASSLGLMCIAGIENEQNGANLANLLFIMCLNFCGTLKYPTGFWSFMYWFNPFTYWVSSLVSTGVGNAKVICEPKEIVYVRPVPGKSCEEFLSERISQAGGYLAGSRDGLCGFCTTSNTNSFLEGIHAHYGTKWRDWGIFSCFIAFNLMLMFLFYWLARVPKKSDRVQDSSKLKSDETKVYSQEEKAWRSN, encoded by the coding sequence ATGAGTTTAGATCACATTGATGTTGACGATGAAATGGGTGAATACCAAGGATTCACCCCGCAAGTTGAGGGAAGCATTAAAGAATTGTCTAGAGAGttttctgaaaatgaacCCAACAGAGAGTTAATTAGAAAAATGACTACCTCCTATGTCCCCGATGTTGATGGTATTAATCCCTTTGAAACTGAAGATCCACGGCTAGATCCTAACAGTGATGAGTTTAGCTCCAAGTATTGGGTGAACAACCTGAAAAGGTTAGTTGAGAACAATCCGGACTTCTACAAACCAACAACGTTGGGGTTTGCCGCAAAAAACTTGGTTGCTCGTGGTGTTTCCTCAGATGCTGATTATCAGTCAAACTTTTTGAATTATCCATTCAAAATCTGCAGAGACTTATATATGGATACGATTCGTAAAAATGACAAGTCCCGatattttgagattttgaaatcaatggATGTTCTCATCAAGCCCGGTACATTGACGGTCGTCTTGGGTAGACCTGGTGCCGGGTGCTCCacttttttgaaaacagTTGCTGCACAAACTTATGGTTTCAAAGTTGACAAGAATTCAGTTATAAGCTACGATGGCTTGACACCTAACGATATAGTCAAACATTATAGAGGTGAGGTTATGTTTTCAGCTGAAACGGATAACCATTTCCCACACTTAACTGTTGGTCAAACTCTCGAATTTGCAGCCTTGATGAGAACCCCTCAAAATAGGTTTCCAGGTTCCAGTCGACGAAGCTACGCAAAACTAATAGCAGAGGTTTACATGGCCACATATGGTTTGTCTCACACGATTAACACAAAGGTTGGTGATAACTATATTAGGGGTGTTTCTGGTGGTGAGAGGAAAAGAGTTTCTATTGCAGAAGCATCAATATGTGGTGCTAGTATTGAATGTTGGGATAATGCTACACGAGGATTGGATGCCGCAACTGCGTTGGAATTCGTCCGGGCTTTAAAAACACAGGCTCATGTTTTGAACGGTACCCCATTGATAGCTATTTATCAATGTTCTCAAGATGCTTACGACTTATTTGATAACGTGCTATTGTTATATGAGGGTTATCAGATTTATTTTGGCTCTGCGGTTAATGCAAAGAAGTACTTTGAGACCATGGGCTATGAATGTCCGGAGCGCCAAACCACAGCAGATTTCTTAACTTCAATTACATCTAGTGCAGAAAGGGTTCCAAAGAAGGGTTTTGAGAACAAGGTTCCCAGAACTCCTTTAGAGTTTGCAACATATTGGAGGAATAGTGATGAGTATACTACGCTTGTGGGGGACATTGATGAGTACCTTAAAACGTGTCAGGAattcaacaccaaaaatCAGTTTCATGATGCTCATGTTACcaaacaatcaaatcatACAACACCCAAATCATCTTTTCGTGTCTCCTATTGGATGCAGATAAAATACATATGTTTGAGAGACTATTGGAGAATACTTGGAGACCCTTCAATCATGCTATTTTCAGTTATTTCTAATATCATCATGGGATTGATTTTGTCTTCTCTATTTTACAACTTATCTGCAACAACCGGCACATTTTACTATCGCTCTGCTGCGATGTTTTTTGCAGTGTTGTTCAatgcattttcatctttgcTAGAGATTATGTCACTATTTGAAGCCAGACCAATTGTGGAGAAACATAAAACTTTTGCGCTATACCACCCATCAGCGGATGCTCTTGCATCCATTATCACACAAATTCCGGCAAAAATAGCAATATGTCTTGGTTTTAATATTATATTTTACTTTATGGTTCATTTCCGAAGAAATGCAGGCAggttctttttttacttgTTGATCAACTTTACTACCACATTGGTAATGTCTCACATTTTTAGGTCTGTTGgttccattttcaaaactttagCAGAGTCTATGCCGCCCGCCGCTGTCCTATTGACAGCCATGGTTATTTATACGGGATTCGCTCTCCCTATTCCGTCCATGCTTGGGTGGTCTAGGTGGATCAATTACATTGACCCAGTTGCATACGCATTTGAGGCTCTACTTACTAATGAGTTTTCAGGGCTTAGGTTTGCATGTTCGGATTATATTCCTGGCTATCCAAACTTAGATTTACAGTACCAGGTTTGCAGCGTAGTTAGTGCGTTACCGGGTTATGACTACATCAATGGAACAGATTACATGGAACAAAACTACCAGTATTCCAGTTCACACAGATGGAGGAATTTTGGAATCATTGTGGGCTTTGTCGTGTTCTTTTTAGGCGTTTATATAGGGTTGGTGGAAATCAATAAAGGTGCCATGCAAAAGGGTGAAATCATTCTATTTCAACAATCAAAGTTACGGAAATTGAGAAAGCAAGGCAGTAAGCTGAGCGGCAGTAATGACATTGAGGCTGCCACATCGATTGAAAAACGGGAATCCACCAGTGAAGATAGTGTAAGTGGTGAAGCTGATGTTAGTGATCTTGATGTTGGCACTGATATCTTCCATTGGAGAGATGTATGCTATGAAATTCAGATCAAATCAGAAACACGGAGAATCTTAAACCATGTTGATGGATGGGTGAAACCTGGTACTCTAACAGCTTTGATGGGTGCGTCGGGAGCAGGTAAAACCACATTGTTAGATGTATTGGCAAACAGAGTCACCATGGGAATTGTTTCTGGTTCTATGTTTGTTAATGGTAGATTGAGAGACCAGTCATTTCAAAGATCCACCGGATATGTTCAACAACAGGACTTGCATTTGGAAACATCGACTGTTCGAGAAGCTTTGAGGTTCTCTGCATATTTGAGACAGTCTCGGGATATAagtaaagaagaaaaggataGATATATCGAAAGTGTCATTGGCATTTTAGAAATGCAGTCGTATGCAGATGCTGTGGTTGGTGTTGCCGGTGAAGGATTGAATGTTGAGCAACGGAAGAGACTAACCATTGGCGTTGAGTTAGCTGCCAAACCTAAactattgttatttttggaCGAGCCGACTTCAGGTTTAGATTCTCAAACCGCATGGTCAATTTGTCAATTGATGAGGAAATTAGCTGATCATGGACAGGCCATTTTATGTACAATCCACCAGCCGTCGGCaatattgttgaaagaatttgatCGGTTGTTGTTCCTTGCTAAGGGAGGACGTACTGTTTATTTTGGTGATTTGGGTCAAAACTGTCAAACACTAATTAACTATTTTGAAAGCCATGGCGCCGAAAAATGTCCACCGGAGGCTAATCCGGCAGAGTGGATGTTAAGCGTCATTGGTGCAGCTCCAGGGTCGCATGCCAAGCAGGACTATTTTCAGGTTTGGATGACCTCCCGTGAGAGAGAAGCAGTGGTGAGTGAACTAGAAGAGATGGAGAAAGAATTGTTAAAGAAGGAGGTTGACACATCACCCGAAAAGAAACGTAGCTTTGCTTCCTCGTATGCAACACAATACAAGTATGTTACACTTCGAGTTATACAGCAGTATTGGCGAACTCCAAAATATATTTGGTCTAAGTTATATCTCGGTACACTCAACTCCATATTCAGTggattctctttctttaaAGCCGGTACTTCACTACAGGGATTACAAAACCAAATGTTATCTGTGTTTATGCTTTCGGTTATGGTGAATACATTGATTCAACAGATGCTACCATTGTACATGAAACAAAGGTCAGTTTATGAGTCAAGAGAAAGGCCATCTAAAACGTTCACCTGGTGGATTTTCTTAGCTTCTCAAATGACAGCAGAATTTCCGTGGAATCTTTTGTGTGGTACAATATCATATTTTTGCTGGTATTATCCAATTGGATTCTATGAGAATGCAAGTGAAACCAACACTGTCCATGAAAGAGGTGCACTAGCTTGGTTGCTACTTATAGGATTATTCAACTATGCCTCATCATTAGGATTGATGTGTATTGCGGGCATTGAAAACGAACAAAATGGGGCTAATTTGGCTAACTTGCTATTTATCATGTGTTTGAATTTCTGTGGTACATTGAAGTACCCAACTGGATTTTGGTCTTTTATGTATTGGTTCAACCCCTTTACATATTGGGTTTCCTCGTTGGTTTCTACCGGTGTTGGCAATGCCAAGGTAATTTGTGAACCCAAAGAAATTGTATATGTCAGACCGGTACCGGGGAAGAGTTGCGAGGAGTTTTTGTCCGAAAGGATATCTCAAGCTGGCGGGTATTTGGCTGGTAGTAGGGATGGTCTATGTGGGTTCTGCACAACCTCAAACACAAATTCCTTCTTGGAAGGAATCCATGCACATTATGGCACCAAATGGAGAGACTGGGGAATATTCAGCTGTTTTATTGCCTTCAATTTGATGCTtatgtttttattttattggTTAGCACGTGTTCCGAAAAAGAGTGACCGTGTTCAAGactcttcaaaattaaagagTGATGAAACAAAAGTGTATAGTCAAGAGGAAAAAGCCTGGAGGAGCAACTAG